Proteins encoded in a region of the Pseudothermotoga elfii DSM 9442 = NBRC 107921 genome:
- a CDS encoding CheR family methyltransferase has product MQDFLSQFSGELPLEDFQWFVREVNRYFGLDLSGYKPHRVKRRIEILIRKYKLNSFQEYLRFLLANEQAKEEFLDKLTINVTEFFRNPEKWWELRDRHLPGLLNASRGHFKAWSAGCASGEEPYSLAILLEELRAPLSASILATDLDERALEEARSGIYEARSMVSTPKSYLDKYFDLLDGTYKIKENAKKRVLFRKHNMLQDPFPESVDLIICRNVVIYFEPEAKDKLYRNFAKSLKLGGILFVGSTERIFNYAELNLKVISPFFYQRVK; this is encoded by the coding sequence ATGCAGGACTTTCTTTCCCAGTTTTCTGGTGAGCTACCCCTGGAAGATTTTCAATGGTTCGTTAGAGAAGTCAACAGATATTTTGGACTCGACCTGTCTGGTTATAAACCTCACAGGGTAAAACGGAGAATAGAAATATTGATAAGAAAATATAAACTCAACTCGTTTCAGGAATACTTAAGGTTTTTGCTTGCAAATGAGCAAGCGAAAGAGGAATTTCTTGACAAATTGACTATAAACGTCACTGAATTTTTCAGAAATCCAGAAAAATGGTGGGAGCTCAGAGATAGGCACCTACCAGGGCTCTTAAATGCTTCGAGAGGGCATTTCAAAGCCTGGAGTGCTGGTTGTGCAAGCGGTGAGGAGCCGTATTCTCTTGCTATTTTACTGGAAGAATTAAGAGCTCCGTTATCTGCCTCGATCCTGGCAACTGATCTTGATGAAAGAGCCCTGGAGGAAGCAAGATCAGGTATTTATGAAGCAAGATCAATGGTTAGTACACCAAAATCATATCTCGACAAATATTTTGATCTTTTAGATGGGACTTACAAAATAAAAGAAAACGCCAAGAAAAGGGTTCTGTTCAGAAAACATAATATGCTCCAGGATCCTTTTCCTGAATCCGTAGACCTTATAATTTGCCGAAATGTAGTTATATATTTTGAACCAGAAGCAAAAGATAAGCTCTACAGAAATTTTGCGAAATCTCTTAAGCTCGGTGGAATTTTGTTTGTTGGAAGCACCGAGCGTATTTTCAATTATGCCGAACTTAATTTGAAAGTAATAAGCCCTTTTTTCTACCAAAGGGTGAAGTGA
- a CDS encoding RluA family pseudouridine synthase, which translates to MTVEKSEVNLRLDLFLLQRIPKAISRSFVQRAIKEGKVTVNDVIRKPNYRVKFGDVVKISIPSNAQSISIEPEPIQIVVIYEDEDIIVVNKPAGMIVHPIPSHNSGTLVNALLYHCKDLKGIGGELRPGIVHRLDKDTSGVMVVAKNDFAHHNLSNQFKDRKVFKMYLALVSGKVEHLEGDIQISIARHPVLRTKMAASEIGRIAVTHYKVIKYFEHATLLMAFPKTGRTHQIRVHMKCINHPILGDKLYGKGSGASRQMLHATKLGFYHPRTHEWIEFIAPLPEDFKETIRLISSGV; encoded by the coding sequence ATGACGGTCGAGAAAAGCGAAGTGAACCTAAGACTTGATCTCTTCCTCCTCCAGAGGATACCAAAAGCGATTTCCAGAAGTTTTGTGCAAAGGGCCATAAAAGAGGGAAAAGTGACTGTAAATGATGTCATCCGCAAGCCGAACTATCGGGTAAAATTCGGTGATGTGGTAAAAATTTCCATACCGAGTAACGCCCAGAGCATCTCAATAGAACCCGAACCAATACAGATTGTTGTTATTTACGAAGATGAAGATATTATAGTTGTAAACAAGCCTGCTGGTATGATTGTTCATCCTATACCTTCACACAATTCCGGTACATTGGTTAATGCTCTTTTATATCATTGCAAGGATTTGAAAGGTATTGGTGGTGAGTTGAGACCGGGAATTGTTCACAGATTAGACAAAGATACATCGGGAGTTATGGTTGTAGCCAAAAATGATTTTGCGCATCATAATTTGTCGAATCAATTTAAAGACAGGAAAGTTTTCAAAATGTATCTTGCGCTGGTAAGCGGAAAGGTGGAGCATTTGGAAGGAGATATACAAATTTCCATTGCCCGTCATCCAGTTTTGCGCACAAAAATGGCTGCCAGTGAAATCGGGAGAATCGCTGTTACACATTATAAAGTTATCAAATATTTTGAACATGCGACTTTGCTCATGGCATTTCCAAAAACTGGTCGGACACATCAAATAAGAGTACATATGAAATGTATAAATCACCCCATATTAGGGGACAAATTGTATGGAAAAGGTTCAGGCGCTTCAAGGCAAATGCTCCACGCAACCAAACTTGGTTTCTACCATCCAAGAACACATGAGTGGATTGAATTTATCGCGCCTCTTCCAGAAGATTTTAAAGAGACTATTCGGTTAATTTCATCCGGAGTGTGA
- a CDS encoding BMP family ABC transporter substrate-binding protein, translating into MRKILVFLLAMIVIFSIAEPLKVALLLNGRLGDKSFLDSAGRGLEMAVEELGIQGKVIEANYNPANWRPYLEDISDQDYDVIIVGTWQMQEILEEVAPMHPEKKYFIFDASVDYNKSKLDNVYSMIYKQNEGSFLAGALAALITTSGIPKTNPEPVIGFLGGVDIPVINDFLVGYIEGAKYVNPEIKVLISYVGSFNDPAKGKEISLAMYRHGADIIFNVAANTGIGLLEAAKEVDRWVIGVDSDQALMYESTDPEISNHIVTSMMKNVDNSIFRGLKLHLQGKLGYGQVESLGIAEGGVGIADNKYYRQIVPEHLRSEIAQIEKKIISGEIKVGTVFEMSQEELNQLRASVKP; encoded by the coding sequence ATGAGAAAAATTTTGGTTTTTCTGCTTGCTATGATTGTGATTTTTTCTATAGCGGAACCACTTAAAGTCGCCTTGCTTTTGAACGGAAGACTTGGTGACAAGTCTTTTCTCGATTCAGCGGGCAGGGGCCTCGAGATGGCTGTTGAGGAACTGGGGATTCAGGGAAAGGTTATTGAGGCAAATTACAATCCGGCGAACTGGAGACCGTATCTGGAAGATATATCTGATCAGGATTACGATGTGATAATAGTTGGTACGTGGCAAATGCAAGAGATACTTGAAGAAGTAGCTCCCATGCATCCTGAAAAAAAGTATTTTATATTTGATGCTTCTGTAGATTACAACAAAAGCAAACTTGATAACGTGTATTCGATGATCTACAAACAAAACGAAGGGTCTTTCCTGGCTGGTGCACTGGCAGCATTGATTACCACATCTGGAATTCCAAAAACCAATCCGGAACCAGTTATAGGTTTTTTAGGTGGAGTGGATATACCTGTTATCAATGATTTCCTTGTAGGTTATATTGAAGGAGCAAAATATGTAAATCCAGAAATAAAAGTACTTATTTCTTATGTTGGCAGTTTCAACGATCCAGCCAAGGGAAAAGAGATCAGTTTGGCTATGTACCGTCATGGCGCAGATATTATATTCAACGTTGCTGCAAACACGGGGATTGGTTTGCTTGAAGCAGCAAAAGAGGTCGATCGGTGGGTTATAGGAGTTGACTCTGATCAGGCTTTGATGTATGAATCTACGGATCCAGAAATTTCAAATCATATTGTCACTTCTATGATGAAAAATGTCGATAATTCCATTTTCAGAGGGTTGAAGTTACATTTACAAGGAAAATTAGGCTATGGTCAGGTTGAGTCACTTGGTATAGCTGAGGGGGGTGTCGGAATAGCTGACAACAAATATTACAGGCAAATTGTTCCGGAACATCTCAGAAGCGAGATAGCACAGATAGAAAAGAAAATCATCTCTGGTGAAATAAAGGTTGGTACCGTTTTTGAAATGTCTCAGGAAGAATTAAATCAGTTAAGGGCAAGTGTGAAACCATGA
- a CDS encoding YebC/PmpR family DNA-binding transcriptional regulator, translating to MSGHNKWANIKHRKMAQDAKKSQLFTKLIRELIVAAREGGGDPETNSRLRTAIEKAKEANMPRENIEKAIKRGTGELEGVEYQEIIYEAYGPGGVALYIRALTDNKNRTAQELRHVLSRHGGSLADLGAVGWIFERKGIISVPRDQVANVEELVMMAIDAGAEDIDDQDDPVRITTSPDNLMSVKEELEKNGYKAEAGISYVPKNTVQVTGKDAEKILALLNALEDMDDVQDVYSNFEMDDAEMEAILSQMNQ from the coding sequence ATGTCAGGTCACAACAAGTGGGCGAATATAAAACATCGAAAAATGGCCCAGGACGCGAAAAAATCGCAATTATTCACTAAACTTATTCGTGAATTGATCGTTGCCGCTCGCGAAGGCGGAGGAGACCCGGAAACGAATTCAAGGTTACGAACAGCAATTGAAAAGGCCAAAGAAGCTAATATGCCAAGAGAAAATATCGAAAAGGCAATCAAGCGTGGAACAGGAGAGCTTGAAGGTGTAGAATACCAGGAAATTATCTATGAAGCTTATGGTCCAGGTGGAGTAGCTCTGTACATACGCGCTCTTACAGACAACAAAAATCGAACCGCTCAAGAACTTCGGCATGTATTGAGCAGGCACGGAGGAAGCCTCGCAGACCTTGGAGCGGTGGGGTGGATTTTTGAGAGAAAAGGCATAATAAGTGTTCCGCGCGATCAGGTTGCCAATGTAGAGGAACTTGTCATGATGGCAATAGACGCAGGCGCAGAGGACATAGACGATCAGGACGACCCAGTTAGAATCACAACTTCGCCGGATAATCTCATGAGCGTGAAAGAAGAACTTGAAAAAAATGGGTATAAGGCTGAAGCGGGTATATCTTACGTTCCCAAAAATACTGTTCAGGTCACAGGCAAGGATGCTGAAAAAATTCTGGCATTGCTTAATGCACTTGAAGATATGGATGATGTTCAAGATGTTTATTCGAATTTCGAAATGGACGACGCAGAAATGGAGGCTATACTTTCTCAGATGAATCAATGA
- a CDS encoding nucleoside hydrolase: MHLILDCDPGHDDAFALLIAGASKELGLTGVTTVAGNSYLHNTSRNARTILDLFDIDLPVFAGREKPLLRNIVIAPDIHGQSGLEGANLPAMKRPIEKTNAVQFMAETIEKYDDVTLVATGPLTNVALLILMHPHLIHKLNSIVLMGGGISFGNVTPVSEFNIFADAEAAKIVFESGVPIVMVPLDLTHQVIVTDEEIFRIRSLGQKFEILSDLLIFFKSAYKKVFGIEGVPLHDPCTVMYLLSPEIFESKEYHVDIETKGELTYGQTVVDLWNTSGKKANARVLLSVKRERFFQIFFEKISLLKGV; the protein is encoded by the coding sequence GTGCATTTGATACTTGATTGTGACCCGGGTCACGATGATGCATTTGCGTTGTTGATTGCCGGAGCGTCAAAGGAGCTTGGTTTGACTGGAGTAACGACGGTAGCTGGAAATTCTTATTTGCATAACACAAGTAGAAACGCGAGAACCATCCTCGATTTGTTTGACATAGATTTGCCAGTTTTTGCAGGGCGTGAAAAACCTCTGTTAAGAAATATAGTGATTGCTCCAGATATTCATGGTCAATCTGGCCTGGAAGGAGCAAATCTCCCAGCAATGAAACGGCCTATAGAAAAAACAAATGCAGTTCAATTCATGGCTGAGACTATAGAAAAGTACGATGATGTGACTCTTGTTGCTACTGGCCCTTTGACAAATGTTGCTCTTCTTATCTTGATGCATCCTCATTTGATTCACAAGTTAAATTCTATTGTTCTAATGGGTGGAGGTATATCATTTGGAAATGTTACGCCAGTTTCGGAATTCAATATTTTTGCGGATGCGGAAGCGGCAAAGATTGTTTTTGAATCTGGCGTACCTATTGTGATGGTTCCCTTAGATCTCACTCATCAGGTAATAGTTACTGATGAAGAGATTTTTCGTATAAGATCACTTGGCCAGAAATTCGAAATTCTTTCAGATTTGTTGATTTTTTTCAAATCAGCTTACAAAAAGGTTTTTGGAATAGAAGGTGTACCCTTACACGATCCATGTACTGTGATGTACCTTCTTAGCCCCGAAATCTTTGAGTCAAAGGAATATCACGTTGATATAGAGACAAAAGGTGAACTTACATATGGGCAAACGGTAGTTGATCTGTGGAATACATCGGGAAAAAAGGCCAACGCCAGGGTTCTGCTGAGCGTAAAAAGAGAAAGATTTTTTCAAATATTCTTCGAAAAAATTAGCCTTTTGAAAGGGGTGTAA
- a CDS encoding nucleoside phosphorylase: MVDPRYHIRVKPDDVGKYVIVVGDRGRVERVAKYLQEATKVGDNREYLTYTGYLKGEKVSVMSTGMGSPAMAIGIEELATTNARVVIRVGTTGALQKGLNLGDSLIVTASVRMDGTTNQYIIPEYPAVADFSVVNALIGAAKRVENPYHVGIVLSTDSYYGKAFDEEKHGHLEKQLIKAGVLGVEMEIGALYVIGSLKKLKTGAILTVREELTDEGYIQAGEKFEQGLEKSIMIALKAIEILIERGA; this comes from the coding sequence ATGGTAGATCCAAGGTATCACATAAGAGTTAAACCTGACGATGTGGGAAAATATGTGATTGTTGTTGGTGACAGGGGAAGAGTAGAGCGCGTGGCTAAATATCTTCAAGAAGCAACAAAGGTTGGGGATAACCGGGAATATCTCACTTACACAGGTTACCTTAAAGGTGAAAAGGTCAGCGTTATGTCTACAGGGATGGGTTCGCCAGCCATGGCTATAGGCATTGAAGAGCTTGCCACCACAAATGCAAGAGTAGTAATTCGCGTTGGAACAACCGGGGCATTGCAAAAAGGTTTAAATCTTGGCGACAGTCTGATAGTTACTGCATCAGTCAGGATGGATGGTACAACTAACCAGTATATAATTCCCGAATATCCTGCAGTAGCTGATTTTTCTGTTGTGAATGCTCTGATAGGGGCCGCAAAACGCGTGGAAAATCCTTATCACGTTGGAATAGTTTTATCAACAGATTCTTATTATGGAAAAGCTTTTGATGAAGAAAAGCATGGTCATCTGGAGAAACAGTTGATCAAAGCCGGTGTTTTAGGAGTAGAAATGGAGATAGGAGCACTTTATGTGATTGGATCGTTGAAAAAACTCAAAACTGGTGCGATATTAACTGTTCGCGAAGAATTGACAGATGAAGGGTATATCCAGGCTGGGGAAAAATTTGAACAGGGTCTGGAAAAATCTATAATGATAGCCTTGAAAGCCATAGAAATTCTCATCGAAAGAGGTGCATGA
- the lspA gene encoding signal peptidase II, which yields MFWVTFVILMDQLSKMIVEKYLVQPFFAIPGILWFTYTRNTGIAFGMFSRSPWVLWITFAVTFLLAALPIFIRCSLLTRVGLQMVVGGAIGNMIDRFRFGYVVDFISVRYFPAIFNIADSFITIGGILILLSLLRGERSFADDGREKRSEPKT from the coding sequence ATGTTCTGGGTAACCTTTGTGATACTAATGGATCAGCTTTCAAAAATGATAGTTGAGAAATATCTTGTTCAGCCGTTTTTTGCTATTCCGGGGATTTTGTGGTTTACATATACTCGTAATACAGGTATAGCTTTTGGAATGTTTTCAAGATCTCCCTGGGTTCTCTGGATAACATTTGCAGTCACATTCCTTCTTGCGGCTTTGCCAATTTTTATTAGATGTTCTCTGCTTACCAGAGTAGGTTTACAAATGGTGGTTGGTGGTGCTATAGGTAACATGATTGATAGATTTCGATTTGGTTATGTTGTGGATTTTATAAGCGTGAGATATTTTCCGGCAATATTCAATATTGCAGATTCATTCATAACTATTGGAGGTATATTGATTTTACTGAGCCTTTTGAGGGGAGAGAGAAGTTTTGCAGATGACGGTCGAGAAAAGCGAAGTGAACCTAAGACTTGA
- a CDS encoding ABC transporter ATP-binding protein yields the protein MMYALEAINITKVYPNGIVANKNVSISVEIGKIHAIVGENGAGKTTLMRIFFGMERPTSGEIKVFGKKVNLNSPKDAIALNIGMVHQHFMLVPSFTVIENIILGIEPRKGLFTVDFEKARRIVTKYMEKLNFQVPLEEKVMDLPVGVKQRVEILKALIRNAKILILDEPSSVLTSQETKELFDVLKNLARFGITVIFITHKLNEVKQIADKITIMRDGRVVGTYDNNELSESDIVKLMIGKKFEHSIKKVKRCPGKILLEVRNLNYFREDGVQILKNISFSLRAGEILGIAGLEGNGQKELVEILTGLRENATGEIYVDGINTLNAYPWQIRKMKVAYIPEDRIEIGCAPDLSIAENLVSNRCGSNLFFRTFLYRKKQAYQFSQKIMREFSIKAESPRTAMKMLSGGNIQKVILAREMTVDARIIIASQPTHGIDVASSELIRKKLLQMRNDGKAVLLISTDLQEILQISDRILVFYRGEITAHFQNENLTEAEIGYYMLGIRREKTPLEGSS from the coding sequence ATGATGTATGCACTTGAAGCAATAAACATTACGAAGGTTTATCCAAATGGCATTGTAGCCAATAAAAATGTGTCTATATCCGTTGAGATTGGAAAAATACACGCAATTGTTGGCGAAAATGGTGCCGGGAAAACCACATTGATGAGGATTTTTTTTGGAATGGAAAGACCAACCAGCGGTGAAATCAAAGTTTTTGGGAAAAAAGTAAACCTGAACTCACCAAAAGATGCCATTGCGTTAAATATTGGCATGGTTCATCAACATTTTATGCTTGTTCCATCCTTTACAGTTATTGAAAATATAATACTTGGCATTGAACCCAGGAAGGGTTTATTTACTGTCGATTTTGAAAAAGCCAGACGAATAGTCACAAAATATATGGAAAAACTTAATTTTCAGGTCCCTCTTGAGGAAAAAGTGATGGATTTGCCCGTGGGAGTAAAGCAAAGAGTGGAAATACTCAAAGCTCTTATCCGAAATGCGAAAATATTGATTCTTGATGAACCTTCATCAGTTCTGACATCTCAGGAAACGAAAGAGTTGTTTGATGTTTTAAAAAATTTAGCACGATTCGGGATAACGGTGATTTTTATAACGCACAAACTGAATGAAGTGAAGCAAATAGCAGATAAGATAACGATAATGCGTGATGGCCGGGTTGTTGGAACTTATGATAATAATGAACTGAGTGAATCGGACATTGTCAAGTTAATGATAGGAAAGAAATTTGAGCATAGTATTAAAAAGGTAAAGAGATGTCCTGGAAAGATTTTGCTGGAAGTCAGGAATCTTAATTATTTTCGTGAAGACGGTGTGCAGATTCTAAAAAATATAAGCTTTTCACTGAGAGCCGGTGAGATTCTTGGCATCGCCGGGCTTGAGGGCAACGGGCAGAAAGAACTTGTTGAAATACTCACAGGGTTGAGAGAAAATGCGACTGGTGAGATATATGTGGATGGGATAAATACATTGAACGCTTATCCCTGGCAGATCAGAAAAATGAAGGTTGCCTATATTCCTGAAGACAGAATTGAAATAGGTTGCGCACCTGATCTTTCAATAGCAGAAAATCTCGTATCAAATAGATGCGGTTCTAACCTGTTTTTTCGTACTTTTCTTTACAGAAAAAAGCAGGCCTATCAGTTCTCTCAAAAGATCATGCGGGAATTCTCAATAAAGGCAGAAAGTCCACGAACTGCTATGAAAATGCTTTCGGGTGGTAACATTCAAAAGGTAATTCTTGCCAGGGAAATGACAGTTGATGCCAGAATAATAATAGCCAGTCAACCAACTCATGGGATAGATGTTGCTTCCAGCGAGCTTATTAGAAAAAAACTTTTGCAAATGAGAAACGATGGTAAAGCTGTTCTTTTAATTTCAACAGATCTTCAGGAAATTTTACAGATTTCAGATAGGATACTCGTCTTTTATAGAGGAGAGATCACTGCCCATTTTCAAAATGAGAATCTAACAGAAGCGGAAATTGGTTATTATATGCTTGGCATCAGGAGAGAAAAAACACCTTTAGAGGGATCATCATGA
- a CDS encoding helix-hairpin-helix domain-containing protein: MIACIVSPYSFEGSILRLEEVVNAAKSFGLKSLMLADQNFHACVHFNKICRSNGIIPVHALRIDEKIFYAQDRDQYEELIKAYNESSQPKTPWVNIDSVKLIYYLRESDYEAHAFLCQLLSVQPKKGAYFENNLTDVADALNCKPYDLKVQMSFPKPEKGWLRNFSKKVPPGYQPRFESEVEIIEKMNLESYFYTVKKIVDTARSMNICVGPGRGSAVGSLVAFILGITQIDPVKHDLLFERFLNEYRQEPPDIDIDVEDRKRSMLIEQLIRVFPFCAQISSFSTLSLKSINAEARRLNLTIKDEHIKLLNKLPYRRSVHAAGLIIANEVLNLPMVRDSNFRILEYDMDSLQGIGVTKIDLLGLTTLTMISNMKKTLKIDSVPVDDFSTYEMISSGKTTGIFQLESLPVRSLCRQVRPQEFNELSVLLAINRPGPLIARLNRIYAERKRGCNREYHEDLFPETFGVVIYQEQIMKLAMSMADMSPAESDLFRKAMSHKDRLIMKAAVEKLRNKMIDKGYSKSFVNELANILIQFSSYAFNKSHSVAYAMLSYQLAYIKNHFPKVFFQHYIKEHSNDPSKVFAAVQELRTTGFEVIQPSVNPVDLKEDQFQLPMEAIAGVGSSVVQLCQNRAPFEDIQDFAKKTSLPLSTIQRLAHAGAFDCIYHTRENSIKAFNSFQKGFDPSLLEISTVFGKRESRFDTNMTHIDILKLEEQVYGFPLTPFKTYLSRKFAPLSDVYSYARTLPVSVNIEKGYACDSLSVIRIRENLQDGEYLIILRANGSIEAHYDLSQVKSIVYEFYGCFDEKDFEQASEYEDTQVVLLGKKVLINSTRPRLESYKIRVISA; this comes from the coding sequence GTGATCGCTTGTATAGTGTCACCCTACTCTTTTGAAGGATCTATTCTGAGACTTGAAGAGGTTGTCAATGCAGCAAAATCATTTGGCTTGAAATCGCTCATGCTTGCTGATCAAAATTTTCATGCCTGTGTACACTTCAATAAAATTTGTCGTAGTAATGGAATTATCCCCGTTCATGCCCTGAGAATTGATGAAAAAATCTTTTACGCGCAGGACCGCGACCAGTATGAAGAATTGATTAAAGCATATAACGAATCATCTCAGCCCAAAACGCCATGGGTAAATATTGATTCAGTCAAATTGATCTATTACCTCAGAGAATCAGATTATGAAGCACACGCTTTTTTATGCCAGTTATTATCCGTTCAACCAAAAAAAGGCGCTTATTTTGAAAATAATCTTACAGATGTCGCAGACGCGTTGAATTGCAAGCCTTATGACCTGAAAGTGCAGATGAGTTTTCCAAAACCCGAAAAAGGATGGCTGAGAAATTTTTCAAAAAAAGTACCACCGGGCTATCAGCCCAGATTCGAATCCGAAGTTGAGATAATAGAAAAAATGAATCTCGAGTCGTATTTTTATACCGTTAAAAAGATAGTGGATACTGCCAGGTCCATGAATATTTGCGTTGGTCCTGGAAGAGGAAGTGCTGTTGGATCGTTGGTTGCATTCATTCTTGGTATAACCCAAATCGACCCTGTTAAACATGATTTGCTTTTTGAACGATTTTTGAACGAGTACAGACAGGAACCTCCAGATATTGATATAGATGTTGAGGATAGAAAAAGATCTATGCTCATAGAACAGTTAATACGCGTGTTTCCCTTTTGTGCTCAAATTTCCAGTTTTTCTACACTGTCTTTAAAATCCATAAATGCTGAGGCCAGGAGGTTGAATTTGACTATCAAAGATGAACATATCAAATTACTGAACAAACTTCCGTACCGAAGAAGCGTGCATGCTGCCGGCCTAATCATAGCAAATGAAGTTTTGAACCTCCCCATGGTGAGAGATTCCAATTTTCGCATACTTGAGTACGACATGGATTCCTTACAGGGAATAGGCGTTACAAAGATAGATTTGCTTGGTTTGACAACTCTAACAATGATTTCTAATATGAAAAAAACTCTGAAAATAGATTCTGTGCCTGTAGATGATTTTTCAACCTATGAAATGATATCTTCTGGAAAAACAACAGGGATCTTTCAGCTTGAATCATTGCCAGTTCGATCGCTTTGCAGACAAGTAAGGCCTCAAGAGTTTAACGAACTCTCGGTATTACTTGCAATCAACAGGCCAGGCCCACTAATTGCAAGGCTAAATCGAATATATGCTGAAAGAAAAAGAGGATGCAATAGAGAATACCACGAAGATCTTTTTCCTGAAACATTTGGAGTAGTGATATATCAGGAACAGATAATGAAACTTGCAATGAGCATGGCAGATATGTCTCCTGCTGAATCAGATTTATTTAGGAAGGCCATGTCCCATAAAGATAGATTGATAATGAAAGCAGCTGTAGAAAAACTAAGAAATAAAATGATTGACAAAGGATACAGTAAATCCTTTGTGAATGAGCTTGCAAACATTCTTATCCAGTTTTCCTCTTACGCTTTCAATAAATCCCACAGTGTAGCGTATGCTATGTTGAGCTATCAACTCGCTTATATAAAGAACCATTTTCCAAAAGTTTTCTTTCAACATTATATAAAAGAACATTCAAATGATCCTTCGAAGGTTTTCGCCGCTGTTCAAGAATTGAGAACCACAGGTTTTGAGGTTATTCAACCATCTGTTAATCCTGTTGATTTGAAAGAAGACCAATTTCAGTTACCCATGGAAGCAATTGCTGGTGTGGGATCATCGGTCGTACAGCTTTGCCAGAACAGAGCACCTTTTGAGGATATACAGGATTTTGCTAAAAAGACTTCTTTACCACTTTCTACAATTCAGAGGTTAGCTCACGCTGGCGCCTTTGATTGCATTTATCACACGCGTGAAAATTCTATAAAGGCGTTTAACAGTTTTCAAAAGGGTTTTGACCCATCGTTGTTAGAAATTTCCACTGTTTTTGGTAAACGAGAAAGCAGGTTTGATACTAATATGACGCACATAGATATCTTAAAGCTTGAAGAGCAGGTATATGGTTTTCCGCTAACGCCATTCAAAACGTATCTATCAAGAAAATTTGCACCTCTCAGTGATGTCTATTCTTATGCCAGAACACTACCTGTTTCTGTAAATATTGAGAAAGGATATGCGTGTGATAGCCTTTCTGTCATTCGGATTAGAGAAAATCTTCAAGATGGAGAGTATCTAATTATATTGCGAGCTAATGGATCAATTGAGGCTCATTATGATTTGTCGCAGGTAAAATCGATAGTTTATGAATTTTATGGTTGTTTTGACGAGAAAGATTTTGAACAGGCTTCTGAATATGAAGATACCCAGGTGGTGTTGCTTGGAAAAAAGGTGTTGATTAATTCTACGCGTCCAAGACTTGAGAGTTATAAAATCAGGGTAATTTCCGCTTAA